One segment of Fibrobacter succinogenes DNA contains the following:
- the mdh gene encoding malate dehydrogenase: MARKKIALVGAGQIGGTMALVLAQKNLGDVVLIDIPMTQGMPKGKALDIMEGRSVINSSVDLQGSTDYSAIKGADVVIVTAGFPRMPGMSRDDLLDKNCGVIKTVAEAIKENAPDAFVIVITNPLDAMVYNMQKQSGLPANKVIGMAGVLDSARLACFVADELGVSVEDVKALVMGGHGDTMVSIMECVSVGGIPVSQLMSKEKFAELAKRTAGAGGEIVNLLGRGSAFYSPATSAIHMAEAYLLDKKNVFSCAAMLNGEYGVKGLYCGVPVVVGANGVEKILEVKMSAEEKAAFDKSVEACKKNAEWVDAHT; encoded by the coding sequence ATGGCTAGAAAGAAGATTGCACTTGTTGGTGCTGGTCAAATTGGTGGTACAATGGCTCTCGTGCTCGCCCAGAAGAACCTCGGCGACGTCGTGCTTATCGACATTCCGATGACTCAGGGCATGCCGAAGGGTAAGGCTCTCGATATCATGGAAGGCCGTTCCGTCATCAACTCGTCCGTTGATCTTCAGGGTTCTACCGATTACTCCGCTATTAAGGGTGCTGACGTTGTTATCGTTACCGCCGGTTTCCCGCGTATGCCGGGCATGAGCCGTGACGACCTCCTCGACAAGAACTGCGGTGTTATTAAGACCGTTGCCGAAGCTATCAAGGAAAACGCTCCGGATGCATTCGTGATTGTTATTACGAACCCGCTCGACGCCATGGTCTATAACATGCAGAAGCAGTCTGGCCTCCCGGCTAACAAGGTTATCGGTATGGCTGGCGTGCTCGACTCTGCTCGTCTCGCTTGCTTCGTCGCTGACGAACTCGGCGTTTCCGTCGAAGACGTCAAGGCTCTCGTTATGGGCGGCCACGGCGACACGATGGTTTCCATCATGGAATGCGTCTCTGTCGGCGGTATTCCGGTTTCTCAGCTCATGAGCAAGGAAAAGTTTGCTGAACTCGCCAAGCGTACCGCTGGTGCAGGTGGCGAAATCGTGAACCTCCTCGGTCGCGGTTCTGCATTCTACAGCCCGGCAACTTCTGCTATCCACATGGCTGAAGCTTACCTCCTCGACAAGAAAAACGTGTTTTCTTGCGCAGCCATGCTCAATGGCGAATACGGCGTGAAGGGCCTCTACTGCGGCGTGCCGGTTGTCGTTGGTGCAAACGGTGTCGAAAAGATTCTCGAAGTCAAGATGAGCGCCGAAGAAAAGGCTGCTTTCGACAAGTCTGTCGAAGCTTGCAAGAAGAACGCTGAATGGGTTGACGCACACACCTAA
- a CDS encoding T9SS type A sorting domain-containing protein, translated as MNKQIVLSIALCTASSTAFAAGTFETWNGADENAEQHIQTGLGNTTQTEGYWYSFGDDWYYHGESKVVYPLDPCLDYPYCYSEFYDELFNYCKGYCGTASLNRGSATITPFAGVGFNVVGETSTTNTTPAAGDASAWGGLCVTYISNVDIQLELGLGDAIDTTMNYALPAVTLPAAKASNILSPNGKDGNKVVVSWSDFKQPSWYDGAVKFDGETAAKQLVGVHFKIQAEPGDYEFNICAVGPKDGSCPEKCGISSAGIKVARGTSAVKAILNGRMLGFSGIKTSATVEVMNSLGQVVMKGAINNATTLNLAALKAGIYMVRVNGKNVNFAKKIVLR; from the coding sequence ATGAACAAGCAAATCGTTTTATCCATCGCTCTTTGTACAGCATCATCAACGGCATTTGCCGCAGGAACTTTCGAAACTTGGAATGGGGCCGATGAAAACGCGGAACAACACATTCAAACAGGACTTGGCAATACAACACAAACAGAAGGTTATTGGTATTCTTTCGGCGATGATTGGTATTATCATGGTGAATCCAAAGTCGTCTATCCTTTAGATCCCTGTCTTGATTACCCCTATTGCTATTCAGAATTTTACGACGAACTTTTCAACTACTGCAAAGGTTATTGCGGGACAGCCTCTTTAAACAGAGGAAGCGCAACAATCACCCCATTCGCAGGAGTCGGTTTCAATGTGGTCGGCGAAACTTCGACAACAAACACGACACCAGCCGCAGGCGATGCGTCTGCTTGGGGCGGGCTCTGCGTGACCTACATTTCCAACGTGGACATACAACTCGAACTCGGGCTTGGCGATGCCATCGATACCACAATGAATTACGCGCTCCCCGCGGTAACACTTCCTGCCGCAAAAGCTTCGAACATTCTATCGCCAAACGGAAAAGACGGCAACAAGGTCGTTGTTTCATGGTCTGACTTTAAACAGCCTTCATGGTACGATGGCGCCGTTAAATTTGACGGAGAAACAGCAGCAAAGCAACTTGTCGGAGTGCATTTCAAAATTCAGGCAGAACCCGGCGATTACGAATTCAACATTTGCGCCGTTGGGCCGAAAGACGGCTCATGCCCAGAAAAATGCGGCATTTCCAGTGCAGGAATCAAGGTTGCTCGCGGGACTTCTGCGGTCAAGGCCATTTTGAACGGGCGCATGCTCGGATTCTCAGGAATCAAAACCTCCGCAACCGTCGAAGTGATGAATTCTCTTGGGCAAGTCGTGATGAAAGGCGCCATTAACAACGCTACAACGCTTAACCTTGCAGCACTCAAAGCCGGAATTTACATGGTGCGAGTGAACGGGAAAAACGTGAATTTTGCGAAGAAAATCGTGCTGAGGTAA
- a CDS encoding T9SS type A sorting domain-containing protein has translation MKHRNSLVTQAIALFSVSIASSTAFAAGPFVTWNGADENAEQHIQTGLGNETETNGYWFYYTDKNNGDGSNVMWAAAMDPPYYAFDPVIEECNGFCGTAVLKGGSAIEKPFVGFGFAVVGETADSNPTLAAGDASAWDGLCVTYTSDTDLLLQLGPGPISNPNGKILDGEGPDTEPAQALSYPTATLPTSKTGNLARVAWQDFKQIPSHSSAPIIDGETAAKQLSFILFKLQSEPGSYNFNICAIGPKDGSCPEKCGIPSSEVGIKFAHRTNENVATKAILNGRTLSFTGVKSTATAEVMNSLGQVIARGAIESATSTLNLAHLDAGIYLVRVTGKAVNFSNRIVVR, from the coding sequence ATGAAGCACAGAAACTCTTTGGTAACACAAGCAATTGCTCTTTTCTCTGTTTCAATTGCATCATCAACAGCCTTTGCCGCTGGACCGTTTGTTACCTGGAACGGAGCCGATGAAAACGCGGAACAACACATTCAAACAGGACTTGGCAACGAAACAGAAACAAACGGTTACTGGTTCTATTACACCGACAAAAACAACGGTGACGGCTCTAATGTTATGTGGGCAGCCGCGATGGACCCACCTTATTACGCTTTTGATCCAGTCATTGAGGAATGCAACGGCTTTTGCGGAACAGCGGTTCTCAAAGGAGGATCCGCAATCGAAAAACCGTTCGTAGGATTTGGCTTCGCCGTTGTCGGAGAAACAGCCGATTCAAACCCCACCCTAGCAGCAGGCGACGCTTCTGCATGGGACGGGCTCTGTGTCACATACACTTCTGACACTGATTTGCTACTACAACTAGGTCCAGGTCCGATTAGCAACCCGAATGGCAAGATATTAGACGGAGAAGGCCCCGATACAGAACCGGCCCAAGCGCTTTCCTATCCAACCGCCACGCTTCCCACCTCCAAGACCGGCAACTTGGCGAGAGTCGCATGGCAAGACTTCAAACAAATACCTTCACACTCAAGCGCCCCCATAATAGACGGAGAAACCGCCGCAAAACAGCTTTCCTTCATTTTATTTAAACTACAATCCGAGCCGGGCAGCTACAATTTCAACATCTGTGCAATCGGTCCGAAAGACGGAAGCTGCCCAGAAAAATGCGGAATCCCAAGTTCCGAAGTTGGAATCAAATTTGCTCACAGAACAAACGAAAATGTTGCAACTAAAGCTATTCTGAACGGTCGCACACTCAGTTTTACGGGCGTCAAGTCAACCGCCACTGCCGAAGTCATGAACAGCCTCGGACAAGTCATCGCACGAGGAGCAATCGAAAGCGCGACCTCGACGCTCAATCTCGCCCACCTCGACGCTGGAATTTATCTGGTCCGCGTTACAGGAAAGGCCGTTAATTTCTCAAACAGAATTGTGGTGAGGTAA
- a CDS encoding family 43 glycosylhydrolase — METKGLESFVHLPRIVWNAACCAILSTGFGSAAFAANPLTTDFYSADAAALVHNDSLFIFAGHDEQGPQGNNNKSFIMNDWHVLVTDDMEHYHDYGAVLSVKTFKWANASAFAGHCEYRNGKFYWYVAVHHGTIKENGSEGFAIGVAVADHPSGPWTDAIGQALITDNTPNDVKLNIDPAIFYDGDDIWMYWGSWNAGRRVKLKDNMIELASTPEDIKIKDFFEAPWMHYFRGNYYFSYASGYPSTTNYSMAPSLNGPWTQKGVINDKMENSETNHQAIFKYLGHWYFMYHGANSPGGWTYRRSVNIDYLYYDRDGLIQKIKHTNGVDPVNNALVEAGGYRMVVSHSNLALEDKDGIVVQQTADEKNESQLWVLAHGDSARYYTLKNFATGRYYCPPKTLLDTVKTSATACEIRIENASTKKGYFLFADYDSDYLGDVLNISKEVGMPVITWVRTGTDNQKVQFAKAELPKPTGIARGSAGALNAQTMQQVRYDASARVIHLGAEASWFLLDVNGVVVRRGYGREIQVRSVRSGMYFVRAGQNTAKVLVK; from the coding sequence ATGGAAACAAAGGGTTTGGAGTCTTTTGTTCACTTGCCGCGTATTGTTTGGAACGCGGCTTGTTGCGCTATTTTAAGTACTGGATTTGGTTCGGCTGCTTTTGCCGCTAATCCGCTCACGACTGATTTTTATTCTGCAGATGCAGCGGCACTCGTGCATAACGATTCGCTTTTTATCTTTGCTGGCCATGATGAGCAGGGGCCGCAGGGCAATAATAATAAATCGTTCATCATGAACGACTGGCATGTGCTCGTGACCGATGATATGGAACATTATCACGATTACGGGGCGGTTCTGAGCGTCAAGACGTTCAAATGGGCGAATGCAAGCGCTTTTGCGGGCCATTGCGAATACAGGAATGGCAAGTTTTACTGGTATGTGGCCGTTCATCACGGGACTATCAAGGAAAATGGGAGTGAAGGTTTTGCGATTGGCGTTGCCGTCGCGGATCATCCGTCTGGACCATGGACGGATGCGATTGGGCAGGCGCTTATCACCGACAATACGCCGAATGACGTGAAATTGAATATTGACCCCGCAATTTTTTACGATGGTGACGATATCTGGATGTATTGGGGCTCGTGGAATGCGGGCCGCCGCGTGAAGCTCAAGGATAATATGATTGAGCTTGCAAGTACGCCCGAAGATATCAAGATCAAGGATTTTTTTGAAGCCCCGTGGATGCACTATTTCCGCGGCAATTACTACTTCAGCTATGCTTCGGGTTACCCTTCGACGACGAACTACTCCATGGCGCCGAGCCTGAACGGACCGTGGACGCAAAAAGGCGTCATCAACGATAAAATGGAAAATTCCGAGACGAATCATCAGGCGATTTTCAAGTATCTCGGGCACTGGTATTTTATGTATCACGGCGCAAATTCTCCGGGCGGTTGGACGTACCGCCGTTCCGTGAACATCGACTACCTCTATTACGATCGTGATGGCTTGATTCAGAAAATCAAGCATACGAATGGCGTGGATCCTGTCAACAATGCGCTTGTCGAAGCGGGCGGTTACCGCATGGTCGTTTCTCATAGCAATTTGGCGCTCGAAGATAAAGACGGTATTGTGGTGCAGCAGACCGCCGACGAAAAGAACGAATCGCAACTTTGGGTGCTTGCGCATGGCGATTCGGCGCGTTATTACACACTCAAAAATTTTGCAACGGGTCGCTACTATTGCCCGCCCAAGACGCTTTTGGATACGGTGAAAACTTCTGCAACGGCTTGTGAAATCCGCATCGAAAATGCTTCGACAAAGAAGGGGTACTTTTTGTTTGCGGATTACGATAGCGATTACTTGGGCGATGTGCTGAACATCTCGAAGGAAGTCGGGATGCCGGTCATCACGTGGGTTCGCACGGGAACGGACAACCAAAAAGTGCAATTTGCAAAAGCGGAACTACCGAAGCCAACAGGGATTGCGCGCGGTTCTGCGGGGGCGCTGAATGCGCAGACCATGCAACAAGTTCGTTACGATGCTAGCGCACGCGTGATTCACTTGGGTGCTGAAGCATCTTGGTTTTTGCTTGATGTGAATGGTGTTGTTGTGCGTCGTGGTTATGGTCGTGAAATCCAAGTGCGTTCCGTTCGTTCGGGAATGTACTTTGTCCGCGCTGGACAAAACACTGCAAAGGTGCTTGTAAAATGA
- a CDS encoding family 43 glycosylhydrolase encodes MKFLNFTSVMTRAKLVNFATVAVLGAFGVSAVSAADWYAKDNLQSGHDPSMVRFEDGYALMSTNNNLQLWTSEDAYTWRDHRATVSGVPKWAYTYAPKTEGIWAPDIFYMNGEYRVYYCVSEFGKRNSAIGYQATTSIVPGTTDYGWTDHGHVFHTVASDKYNAIDADVVRDTKGNYWMAFGSFGLGIQLIKLDAKTGYQASDDKTVYNIARRTSKASNGAEEGPSLIEHGGQYFLFTAWDICCQQGNDIEKTTYKTAYGRADNVTGPYKDRAGYDMANGGGTILMERYGRYVGPGGGEAFQDLNRVRFVHHYYDLNGDKFNHIHIRDVVFTEDNWAEMGQPFLGRYLSAEVEHGVLTRAVSGDLAITRSNTASNGEYLAYINTAGSKIRLPMNIMQAGEYLLRYRYANGGEGDATHKVTVNGKSQIVTLPPTGSWGTFPEKSIVMIPATLKRGGNFIEIEPQPNGFFSELDRIDFLRVIRDTIPANGFDNGIRVRLTDKDEFAIKDGGYAIFENVVADSIKSDEVSVQVKNAAAGKLAIRDGAKNGTVLAECDLSTAKATANGWSEASCGTLKSKTGLKDLYLTASGISGEAIVGNIVFKSSAASSSSVVEISSSSAIDAESSSSAGPVALPMQPRALVGYNVSRLQDGYRVQFAESGNHRVYLLNSMGQVVSAKNVNGTEVEFRNLPKGRYIVKTIF; translated from the coding sequence ATGAAGTTTTTGAATTTTACGAGTGTTATGACTCGCGCGAAACTTGTGAATTTTGCGACTGTCGCGGTGCTTGGCGCTTTTGGCGTCTCTGCGGTGTCGGCTGCCGATTGGTATGCCAAGGACAATTTGCAATCGGGTCACGACCCGAGCATGGTGCGCTTCGAGGATGGTTACGCCCTCATGAGCACGAACAACAATTTGCAATTGTGGACATCCGAAGATGCCTACACGTGGCGCGACCACAGGGCAACAGTGAGTGGAGTTCCGAAGTGGGCCTATACGTACGCGCCTAAAACCGAGGGCATCTGGGCTCCGGATATCTTTTACATGAACGGCGAATATCGCGTTTATTATTGCGTGTCGGAATTTGGCAAGCGCAATTCGGCTATCGGTTACCAAGCGACCACATCCATTGTGCCTGGCACAACGGATTATGGCTGGACGGATCATGGCCACGTTTTCCATACGGTGGCATCGGACAAGTACAATGCGATTGATGCGGATGTCGTTCGCGATACCAAAGGTAATTACTGGATGGCTTTTGGTTCGTTCGGTCTTGGAATCCAGTTGATTAAGTTGGATGCAAAGACGGGCTATCAGGCCAGTGATGACAAGACTGTCTATAACATTGCACGTCGCACAAGCAAGGCGAGCAACGGTGCCGAAGAAGGTCCGAGCTTGATTGAACATGGCGGCCAGTATTTCTTGTTTACTGCATGGGATATCTGCTGCCAGCAGGGCAACGATATTGAAAAGACGACTTACAAAACTGCTTATGGTCGTGCTGATAATGTAACCGGTCCGTACAAAGATCGTGCAGGCTACGATATGGCTAATGGCGGTGGCACAATCCTTATGGAACGCTACGGACGTTATGTCGGTCCGGGCGGCGGCGAAGCTTTCCAAGATTTGAACCGCGTGCGTTTTGTGCATCACTATTACGATCTTAACGGCGACAAGTTTAATCACATCCATATTCGCGATGTCGTGTTTACCGAGGATAACTGGGCTGAGATGGGACAGCCCTTCCTCGGACGTTATTTGAGTGCCGAAGTCGAGCATGGCGTTTTGACGCGTGCTGTTTCGGGTGACCTTGCGATTACTCGTAGCAATACAGCTTCGAACGGTGAATACCTTGCTTACATCAACACGGCGGGCTCCAAGATTCGCCTGCCGATGAACATCATGCAGGCGGGCGAGTACCTGTTGCGTTACCGCTATGCAAACGGCGGTGAAGGCGATGCTACGCACAAAGTTACTGTCAATGGCAAGTCGCAAATCGTGACGCTTCCGCCGACAGGTTCTTGGGGCACGTTCCCAGAAAAATCTATCGTGATGATTCCTGCAACGCTCAAGCGCGGTGGCAACTTCATCGAAATTGAACCGCAGCCGAATGGCTTTTTCTCGGAACTCGACCGCATCGATTTCTTGCGCGTGATTCGCGATACTATTCCTGCCAATGGCTTTGACAATGGTATCCGCGTGCGCCTCACGGACAAGGATGAATTTGCCATCAAGGACGGCGGCTACGCTATCTTCGAAAATGTTGTGGCTGATTCCATCAAGAGCGACGAAGTCTCTGTACAAGTGAAAAATGCTGCCGCAGGCAAGCTCGCCATTCGCGATGGCGCAAAGAACGGAACCGTCCTTGCTGAGTGCGACCTCTCGACGGCTAAGGCTACTGCAAACGGCTGGTCTGAAGCAAGCTGCGGAACGCTCAAAAGCAAAACGGGCCTCAAGGATTTGTATCTGACCGCATCGGGAATTTCTGGCGAAGCCATTGTCGGAAATATCGTGTTCAAGTCTAGTGCCGCATCGTCAAGCTCCGTGGTCGAAATTTCGTCGAGTTCTGCTATTGATGCTGAATCTAGCAGCAGCGCTGGTCCTGTTGCGCTTCCTATGCAACCGCGTGCATTGGTTGGGTACAACGTATCTAGACTTCAAGACGGTTACCGCGTGCAATTTGCTGAATCTGGCAACCATCGCGTTTACCTCTTGAATTCCATGGGGCAGGTTGTTTCTGCGAAAAACGTCAACGGCACCGAAGTCGAATTCCGCAATTTGCCGAAAGGCCGTTACATCGTTAAAACGATATTTTAG
- a CDS encoding family 43 glycosylhydrolase, whose protein sequence is MKRFNVVFVLSALLAGQAFAADWYAKEHRWAGHDPDIIRYEDGYALATTDNHMLMQFSEDALNWENGEQAMPKFSQWLYKYAPNMIDIWAPDIHYVGGEYRMYYCGSEMGIRSSGMGFMSSKEIDPTKPGYGWTDQGEVIHTVKSDAYNAIDAAVLKDLDGKVWMAFGSWGTGIHILELDESTGKVKNGAKMKNIANRGGAGVEGASLIEHNGKYFLFTAWDNCCKKGADLENNSYKTTVGRSNRIDGGYVDRSGKALLDGGGTILLNRYGRYYGPAGGEAFEDINRQRFVNHYYDKNDGGNSYIQVRDIVWSEDNWPELGQPFLGRYLSAEAEHGILTHVDISSSSKASNGEFCAYINYDDSKIRLPMIIPQAGDYLIRYRYDNNWTEDGANGSSHFVDINGKTREVQLPLTGAWSEFPEKSVVYIPTKLKRGSNFIEITKGKHYAELDRLDFLRIIRDTIPANGFDNGIRVRLTDKDELAIKDGGYAIFENVITDSIVGLGVSVQVKNAAGGTLSLRKENKKGNVISKCELPTAGDASKWTDVKCSNLPKLQGVQDFYLTAEGLGGETLIGNIKFGEAADTSVAIRGESFARLGAKNGIIFDRPNALVLLSEESSWLLFDMNGVILNRGYGREIHLNSLPRGVYLVRSGNREFRITK, encoded by the coding sequence ATGAAAAGATTTAACGTGGTTTTTGTACTTTCTGCACTGCTGGCGGGGCAGGCTTTTGCTGCCGACTGGTACGCCAAAGAACACCGCTGGGCCGGGCACGACCCCGACATCATCCGCTATGAGGATGGCTATGCGCTTGCTACAACGGACAACCACATGCTCATGCAGTTTTCCGAAGACGCGTTGAACTGGGAAAACGGCGAGCAGGCCATGCCGAAATTCTCGCAGTGGCTTTACAAGTACGCTCCGAACATGATTGACATTTGGGCGCCCGATATTCACTATGTCGGTGGCGAATACCGCATGTACTATTGCGGTTCCGAGATGGGTATCCGCTCGTCGGGTATGGGCTTTATGTCAAGTAAGGAAATCGACCCGACAAAACCTGGCTACGGCTGGACAGACCAAGGCGAAGTGATTCACACGGTCAAGAGCGACGCTTATAACGCCATTGACGCGGCGGTGCTGAAAGATCTTGACGGAAAAGTCTGGATGGCCTTTGGCTCTTGGGGTACGGGCATTCACATTCTCGAACTCGATGAATCGACAGGCAAGGTGAAAAACGGCGCCAAGATGAAGAACATCGCGAACCGCGGTGGCGCTGGCGTCGAAGGCGCAAGCCTCATCGAACACAATGGCAAGTACTTTCTCTTTACTGCTTGGGACAACTGCTGCAAGAAAGGTGCCGACCTTGAAAACAATTCTTACAAGACAACGGTGGGGCGTTCTAATCGCATTGATGGCGGCTATGTAGACCGCAGTGGCAAGGCTTTGCTTGATGGGGGAGGTACGATTCTCCTCAATCGTTACGGTCGCTATTACGGGCCTGCTGGTGGCGAGGCTTTCGAAGACATTAACCGCCAGCGCTTTGTGAATCACTACTACGACAAGAACGACGGCGGAAATTCCTACATCCAGGTGCGCGACATTGTGTGGTCCGAAGACAACTGGCCGGAACTCGGACAACCGTTCTTGGGCCGCTATTTGAGCGCCGAAGCGGAACACGGCATCCTCACACATGTTGATATTTCTAGCAGTTCCAAGGCTTCGAACGGAGAATTCTGCGCTTACATCAATTACGATGACAGTAAGATTCGTTTGCCGATGATTATCCCACAGGCGGGCGATTACCTTATCCGTTACCGTTACGACAACAACTGGACTGAAGACGGTGCAAACGGCAGTTCGCATTTCGTGGACATCAACGGCAAAACGCGTGAAGTGCAACTTCCGCTGACGGGTGCTTGGAGCGAATTCCCTGAAAAGTCCGTCGTGTACATCCCGACAAAGCTCAAGCGCGGTTCGAACTTCATCGAAATCACGAAGGGCAAGCATTATGCGGAACTGGACCGCCTAGATTTTTTGCGCATTATCCGCGATACGATTCCAGCGAACGGCTTTGACAACGGCATTCGCGTGCGCCTCACGGACAAGGACGAGCTTGCCATCAAGGATGGTGGCTACGCTATTTTCGAGAACGTGATTACGGATTCCATCGTGGGACTGGGAGTGAGTGTGCAAGTAAAAAATGCCGCCGGTGGAACGCTCTCGCTCCGCAAAGAAAACAAGAAGGGCAACGTGATTTCTAAATGCGAACTGCCCACCGCAGGCGACGCTTCTAAGTGGACGGATGTGAAGTGCTCGAATCTGCCGAAGTTGCAAGGTGTCCAAGATTTTTATTTGACTGCAGAAGGTTTGGGTGGCGAAACGCTCATCGGGAACATCAAGTTTGGCGAGGCCGCTGATACTTCTGTGGCTATCCGTGGTGAATCTTTCGCGCGTCTCGGCGCAAAGAACGGAATAATCTTCGATCGTCCGAACGCTCTGGTTCTCCTTTCGGAAGAATCTTCTTGGTTGCTGTTTGACATGAACGGAGTTATTCTCAACCGTGGCTACGGCCGCGAAATACACTTGAATTCCTTGCCTCGGGGCGTTTACCTAGTGCGTTCTGGCAACCGTGAATTTCGCATAACTAAATAA
- a CDS encoding fibronectin type III domain-containing protein: MKKLTFWKFSATVAFLCSLGACSNSSAPDELDDGSSMTPTSASSTKSSSSGATKTKSSASNANQAACDALKEVLAAPSGFSIEKVTDSSWTLSWDYTRNDNRPEEGFEIQVLDMDAESPEWEHEGNSNADVTIYKLEGSKKAGKYYRVAAFDKCATSKESNRMQIKSNGYGDTETTTPKTDIPTDVAIARVAPSVWELSWKYKETNDDPNRKFVIQTSKLKDFKWTGIKNSDGKDMVLDGNVRHYYIQGRDKIETYYRMAVVNSGDTSAFTEAVQLTPDIAYRDYMALNVPTVSSKFTYLYTIGIESNNDTTTKYDETVTQVIASFTIEGISKYIVESEYTDTAYYEVRWFNSLEHFNYYKGNCEGKKKSDKCDSCYWSETFPYQEPSISKRFDVYDDFADAARKTSVISNCAAQTGYSAANHPKLYDSSTPADEWDHILQNEYNMALCLRSYLSGICGYYAQFRIVWKDKTNGKGKGETDWSEWTAPMSLDGAEVCSSK, encoded by the coding sequence ATGAAAAAATTGACTTTTTGGAAATTCTCGGCAACAGTAGCATTCCTGTGTTCTTTGGGTGCTTGCTCTAATTCGTCTGCTCCGGATGAGCTAGACGATGGATCCTCGATGACTCCTACTTCGGCTTCCTCTACAAAATCGTCCTCTTCTGGGGCGACTAAGACCAAGTCCAGTGCTTCTAACGCAAACCAGGCCGCTTGTGATGCACTTAAGGAAGTTCTTGCTGCTCCGTCGGGCTTTAGCATCGAGAAGGTGACGGATTCTTCTTGGACTCTTTCATGGGATTATACTCGCAATGATAATCGTCCCGAAGAGGGTTTTGAAATTCAAGTTCTCGACATGGATGCAGAATCTCCTGAATGGGAACACGAAGGAAACTCCAATGCCGATGTGACCATCTATAAGTTAGAGGGTTCCAAAAAGGCTGGTAAGTATTATCGCGTGGCTGCATTCGATAAATGCGCTACATCCAAAGAAAGTAACCGTATGCAAATCAAGTCTAATGGTTACGGCGATACAGAAACGACCACTCCCAAAACGGATATCCCGACTGATGTAGCAATCGCTCGTGTTGCTCCGAGCGTCTGGGAACTGAGCTGGAAATACAAAGAAACCAATGATGATCCGAATAGAAAGTTTGTTATCCAGACTTCTAAGCTAAAAGATTTTAAGTGGACTGGCATCAAGAATAGTGATGGCAAGGACATGGTTCTTGATGGCAATGTGCGCCACTACTACATCCAGGGCCGCGATAAGATTGAAACTTATTATCGTATGGCTGTTGTTAATAGCGGTGATACGTCTGCCTTTACCGAAGCTGTTCAGTTGACACCGGATATAGCTTATCGTGATTATATGGCGCTCAATGTTCCTACGGTATCGAGTAAGTTTACGTATCTCTATACTATCGGTATCGAATCGAATAATGATACTACAACAAAGTATGATGAAACGGTAACTCAGGTTATTGCGTCCTTTACAATTGAAGGGATTAGCAAGTATATTGTTGAATCCGAGTATACGGATACTGCATATTATGAAGTTCGCTGGTTTAATTCACTAGAACATTTCAATTATTATAAGGGTAATTGCGAAGGAAAGAAAAAGTCCGATAAATGCGATAGCTGCTATTGGAGTGAAACTTTCCCGTACCAAGAACCGTCTATCTCTAAACGTTTTGATGTATATGATGATTTCGCTGATGCCGCAAGAAAGACTAGCGTTATTAGTAATTGCGCCGCGCAAACGGGTTATTCTGCGGCAAATCATCCGAAGCTTTATGATTCTAGTACACCTGCGGATGAATGGGATCATATTTTACAAAATGAATATAATATGGCGTTGTGCCTTCGCTCTTATCTTAGTGGTATTTGCGGATATTATGCTCAATTCCGCATTGTATGGAAAGACAAAACGAATGGAAAGGGTAAGGGTGAAACTGATTGGAGCGAATGGACCGCACCGATGAGTCTTGATGGAGCTGAAGTTTGCTCTAGTAAATAA
- a CDS encoding DMT family protein gives MKAGIFTILLLCCSNIFMTFAWYGNLKLKEMHISTDWPLILVILASWGLAFLEYCFMIPANSIGSRINGGPFSLMQLKIIQEAISLTVFTTIAVTVFHTETLQWNHIVAFLFIIAAVFFAFLK, from the coding sequence ATGAAAGCTGGTATTTTTACAATTCTCCTCCTCTGCTGTTCCAACATTTTCATGACTTTCGCTTGGTACGGCAACCTCAAGCTCAAAGAAATGCACATCAGCACCGACTGGCCGCTGATTCTCGTCATCCTCGCCTCTTGGGGGCTCGCCTTCCTTGAATACTGCTTTATGATTCCCGCCAACAGCATTGGCAGCCGCATCAACGGCGGGCCATTCAGCTTGATGCAGTTGAAAATCATCCAAGAAGCTATTTCCTTGACGGTCTTTACGACAATCGCCGTGACGGTATTCCATACGGAAACGCTCCAGTGGAATCACATTGTTGCATTCTTGTTTATTATCGCTGCTGTTTTCTTTGCATTCTTGAAGTAG